The sequence GGCAACCTCGTGCTGTTCGTGGTCGACGCCAGCGGATCGATGGGTGCCCGGCAGCGGATGTCCGCCGTCAAGGGTGCGGTGCTCGCCCTGCTCACCGACGCCTACCAGCGCCGGGACAAGGTCGCCGTGATCGCCTTCCGGGGCGCCGGCGCGCGAACCCTGCTGCCCGCCACCTCCTCGGTGCTGGCCGCCTCCACCCGGCTGGCCGAGCTGCCCACCGGCGGGCGCACCCCGCTGGCGGAGGGGCTGCTCGCCGCCGCCGAGCTGCTGCGGGTGGAGCGGCTGCGCGACCCGAAGCGCCGCCCGCTGGTGCTGGTCGTCACCGACGGGCGGGCCACCGCCGGCGACCGCCCGCTGGACCGGGCCGCCCGGGCCGCGGCGGTGCTCGCCGCCACCGGCGCGCCCAGCGTGGTCGTCGACTGCGAGTCCGGCCCGGTCCGGCTCGGCCTCGGCCGCCGCCTCGCCGCCCAGCTCGGCGCGGACCACCACCCTCTCGACGCGGTCGCCACCGACCCCCTCCGCCGGCTCGCCAGCGGTCCGGCCTGCGGCTGCCGGGGCGGCACCCACCACACCTGCGCGACCGCGGCGGCCGGACCCGCCACCACGACGAGAAGGAGCGCCTGATGCCGCAGGGCAAGCCGTCCACCGTGCCCGCCGACGGGCTGACCACCCGGCAGCGGCGCCACCGCCCACTGCTGGTCGTGCACACCGGACAGATGAAGGGCAAGTCCACCGCCGCGTTCGGGCTGGCGCTGCGCGCCTGGACCGCCGGGTTCCCCATCGGGGTGTTCCAGTTCGTCAAGAGCGCCAAGTGGCGGGTCGGCGAGGAGAACGCCTTCCGCGCCCTCGGCGAGGTGCACGAGCGCACCGGCCAGGGCGCCCCGGTCGCCTGGCACAAGATGGGCGAGGGCTGGTCCTGGATCCAGCGCGGCGGCGAGGCCGACCACGCCGCCGACGCCCTGGAGGGCTGGCGGCAGATCCAGCGCGACCTGGCCGCCGAACGCTACGGCCTGTACGTGCTCGACGAGTTCACCTACCCGATGAAGTGGGGCTGGGTCGACGTCGACGAGGTCGTCGACACCCTCGCCAACCGTCCCGGCTTCCAGCACGTGGTGATCACCGGCCGGGACGCCGACCCGCGGCTGGTCGCCGCCGCCGACCTGGTCGCCGAGCTGACCAAGGTCAAGCACCCGATGGACGCGGGCCAGAAGGGTCAGAAGGGCATCGAATGGTGAGCCCGGACGCGCCGTGGCCGCTGCCCCGGCTGGTGGTGGCCGCCCCGGCCAGCGG comes from Micromonospora purpureochromogenes and encodes:
- the cobO gene encoding cob(I)yrinic acid a,c-diamide adenosyltransferase; its protein translation is MPQGKPSTVPADGLTTRQRRHRPLLVVHTGQMKGKSTAAFGLALRAWTAGFPIGVFQFVKSAKWRVGEENAFRALGEVHERTGQGAPVAWHKMGEGWSWIQRGGEADHAADALEGWRQIQRDLAAERYGLYVLDEFTYPMKWGWVDVDEVVDTLANRPGFQHVVITGRDADPRLVAAADLVAELTKVKHPMDAGQKGQKGIEW